From Pristiophorus japonicus isolate sPriJap1 chromosome 7, sPriJap1.hap1, whole genome shotgun sequence, one genomic window encodes:
- the tbx18 gene encoding T-box transcription factor TBX18 isoform X4 produces MAEKRRSPSTMSLKAHAFSVEALIGAEKKRKLDERCENGVEMKDITTRQTMNVSSKDRSSDDERNGGTDYSERAVLNGDDALECPSPPIVSKACGPPKCGTSREDIHVELQGADLWKRFHDIGTEMIITKAGRRMFPAMRVKITGLDPHQQYYIAMDIIPVDNKRYRYVYHSSKWMVAGNADSPVPPRVYIHPDSPASGDTWMRQVISFDKLKLTNNELDDQGHIILHSMHKYQPRVHVIRKECGEELSPVKPIPEGDGVKHFSFPETVFTTVTAYQNQQITRLKIDRNPFAKGFRDSGRNRMGLEAIVESYAFWRPSLRTLSFEDIPGIHKQGIDSC; encoded by the exons ATGGCTGAGAAAAGGAGATCGCCGTCTACCATGAGTTTGAAAGCTCATGCCTTTTCCGTGGAAGCATTGATCGGGGCGGAAAAGAAAAGGAAACTGGACGAACGCTGCGAGAATGGTGTTGAGATGAAAGATATAACAACCAGGCAGACTATGAACGTGTCGAGTAAAGACAGGAGCTCCGACGATGAGAGAAACGGTGGCACTGACTATAGCGAGCGAGCGG TGCTTAACGGGGACGATGCTTTGGAATGTCCTTCCCCTCCAATAGTCAGCAAAGCCTGTGGACCGCCCAAGTGCGGCACCTCTCGGGAGGACATTCACGTCGAACTTCAAGGTGCCGATCTGTGGAAAAGGTTTCACGATATCGGCACTGAGATGATCATAACGAAAGCAGGAAG GAGAATGTTCCCGGCTATGCGGGTGAAGATCACGGGTCTGGATCCGCACCAGCAGTATTATATCGCCATGGACATTATACCAGTGGATAATAAGCGTTACAG gtaTGTGTATCACAGCTCCAAGTGGATGGTGGCTGGAAATGCGGATTCTCCAGTCCCTCCCCGAGTTTACATCCATCCGGACTCTCCAGCCTCGGGAGATACCTGGATGCGACAGGTCATCAGCTTTGACAAACTCAAACTCACCAACAACGAGCTGGACGACCAGGGACAT ATTATTTTGCATTCGATGCACAAATACCAGCCCCGGGTGCACGTCATTCGCAAGGAGTGCGGAGAGGAGCTGTCTCCGGTCAAACCCATCCCGGAAGGAGACGGggtcaaacatttctccttccccgAGACCGTCTTCACAACAGTGACCGCCTACCAGAACCAGCAG ATCACCAGGTTGAAGATCGACAGGAACCCGTTCGCAAAAGGATTCCGGGATTCAGGGCGCAACAG AATGGGTTTAGAGGCTATCGTGGAATCTTATGCATTCTGGAGACCCTCTTTGCGGACCCTCAGCTTTGAAGATATACCTGGGATTCACAAACAAG gcattgactcttgctga
- the tbx18 gene encoding T-box transcription factor TBX18 isoform X2 translates to MAEKRRSPSTMSLKAHAFSVEALIGAEKKRKLDERCENGVEMKDITTRQTMNVSSKDRSSDDERNGGTDYSERAVLNGDDALECPSPPIVSKACGPPKCGTSREDIHVELQGADLWKRFHDIGTEMIITKAGRRMFPAMRVKITGLDPHQQYYIAMDIIPVDNKRYRYVYHSSKWMVAGNADSPVPPRVYIHPDSPASGDTWMRQVISFDKLKLTNNELDDQGHIILHSMHKYQPRVHVIRKECGEELSPVKPIPEGDGVKHFSFPETVFTTVTAYQNQQITRLKIDRNPFAKGFRDSGRNRMGLEAIVESYAFWRPSLRTLSFEDIPGIHKQGNINSIKSQGLQSFHSLFELHRTVSAKYSHCLFVT, encoded by the exons ATGGCTGAGAAAAGGAGATCGCCGTCTACCATGAGTTTGAAAGCTCATGCCTTTTCCGTGGAAGCATTGATCGGGGCGGAAAAGAAAAGGAAACTGGACGAACGCTGCGAGAATGGTGTTGAGATGAAAGATATAACAACCAGGCAGACTATGAACGTGTCGAGTAAAGACAGGAGCTCCGACGATGAGAGAAACGGTGGCACTGACTATAGCGAGCGAGCGG TGCTTAACGGGGACGATGCTTTGGAATGTCCTTCCCCTCCAATAGTCAGCAAAGCCTGTGGACCGCCCAAGTGCGGCACCTCTCGGGAGGACATTCACGTCGAACTTCAAGGTGCCGATCTGTGGAAAAGGTTTCACGATATCGGCACTGAGATGATCATAACGAAAGCAGGAAG GAGAATGTTCCCGGCTATGCGGGTGAAGATCACGGGTCTGGATCCGCACCAGCAGTATTATATCGCCATGGACATTATACCAGTGGATAATAAGCGTTACAG gtaTGTGTATCACAGCTCCAAGTGGATGGTGGCTGGAAATGCGGATTCTCCAGTCCCTCCCCGAGTTTACATCCATCCGGACTCTCCAGCCTCGGGAGATACCTGGATGCGACAGGTCATCAGCTTTGACAAACTCAAACTCACCAACAACGAGCTGGACGACCAGGGACAT ATTATTTTGCATTCGATGCACAAATACCAGCCCCGGGTGCACGTCATTCGCAAGGAGTGCGGAGAGGAGCTGTCTCCGGTCAAACCCATCCCGGAAGGAGACGGggtcaaacatttctccttccccgAGACCGTCTTCACAACAGTGACCGCCTACCAGAACCAGCAG ATCACCAGGTTGAAGATCGACAGGAACCCGTTCGCAAAAGGATTCCGGGATTCAGGGCGCAACAG AATGGGTTTAGAGGCTATCGTGGAATCTTATGCATTCTGGAGACCCTCTTTGCGGACCCTCAGCTTTGAAGATATACCTGGGATTCACAAACAAG
- the tbx18 gene encoding T-box transcription factor TBX18 isoform X3 gives MAEKRRSPSTMSLKAHAFSVEALIGAEKKRKLDERCENGVEMKDITTRQTMNVSSKDRSSDDERNGGTDYSERAVLNGDDALECPSPPIVSKACGPPKCGTSREDIHVELQGADLWKRFHDIGTEMIITKAGRRMFPAMRVKITGLDPHQQYYIAMDIIPVDNKRYRYVYHSSKWMVAGNADSPVPPRVYIHPDSPASGDTWMRQVISFDKLKLTNNELDDQGHIILHSMHKYQPRVHVIRKECGEELSPVKPIPEGDGVKHFSFPETVFTTVTAYQNQQITRLKIDRNPFAKGFRDSGRNRMGLEAIVESYAFWRPSLRTLSFEDIPGIHKQGQDIDCSTQTDYAPYQEAAKIKKVLNKTPMS, from the exons ATGGCTGAGAAAAGGAGATCGCCGTCTACCATGAGTTTGAAAGCTCATGCCTTTTCCGTGGAAGCATTGATCGGGGCGGAAAAGAAAAGGAAACTGGACGAACGCTGCGAGAATGGTGTTGAGATGAAAGATATAACAACCAGGCAGACTATGAACGTGTCGAGTAAAGACAGGAGCTCCGACGATGAGAGAAACGGTGGCACTGACTATAGCGAGCGAGCGG TGCTTAACGGGGACGATGCTTTGGAATGTCCTTCCCCTCCAATAGTCAGCAAAGCCTGTGGACCGCCCAAGTGCGGCACCTCTCGGGAGGACATTCACGTCGAACTTCAAGGTGCCGATCTGTGGAAAAGGTTTCACGATATCGGCACTGAGATGATCATAACGAAAGCAGGAAG GAGAATGTTCCCGGCTATGCGGGTGAAGATCACGGGTCTGGATCCGCACCAGCAGTATTATATCGCCATGGACATTATACCAGTGGATAATAAGCGTTACAG gtaTGTGTATCACAGCTCCAAGTGGATGGTGGCTGGAAATGCGGATTCTCCAGTCCCTCCCCGAGTTTACATCCATCCGGACTCTCCAGCCTCGGGAGATACCTGGATGCGACAGGTCATCAGCTTTGACAAACTCAAACTCACCAACAACGAGCTGGACGACCAGGGACAT ATTATTTTGCATTCGATGCACAAATACCAGCCCCGGGTGCACGTCATTCGCAAGGAGTGCGGAGAGGAGCTGTCTCCGGTCAAACCCATCCCGGAAGGAGACGGggtcaaacatttctccttccccgAGACCGTCTTCACAACAGTGACCGCCTACCAGAACCAGCAG ATCACCAGGTTGAAGATCGACAGGAACCCGTTCGCAAAAGGATTCCGGGATTCAGGGCGCAACAG AATGGGTTTAGAGGCTATCGTGGAATCTTATGCATTCTGGAGACCCTCTTTGCGGACCCTCAGCTTTGAAGATATACCTGGGATTCACAAACAAG